One window of Litorilinea aerophila genomic DNA carries:
- a CDS encoding glycosyltransferase, with protein MSTKSRNVLFLSYESPWPAFSGAALRTLGLLKELNRAYSIEMILLTRKPLTSKQRTTLEKYAETIVRVALRDVSRRDKIRATVSMSIYGYPYHNAVLYNSLDGVPDVLHRIITYPGVVFTNVGHWGSIVRNQYSPNWVLNQCDAEVDFWRVYASQAMSTTHRILAWINYQLAKRHFPPIYNNVGRIISVCEEDRQLTRALAPNTPIDVIENGVDCSYFTPRRAARTGPPRLLFTGTSAPRNVTALRGFVRNIFPLVKRQLPDTELLVAGNFSPAAQAEFADVPNIRFTGRVDDIRPYFDQGDVYIAPFAETHGSKLKIAEAMAMAMPIVSTPQGVRGFALVDGESVLIARNNNEFAEHVISLIKDPAHRKQLGENAREVALATIDWPVLGRKLIRIVQKTVESLETT; from the coding sequence ATGTCAACAAAATCCCGAAATGTTTTATTTTTGTCATATGAATCTCCTTGGCCTGCATTCAGCGGCGCTGCATTGCGTACACTTGGCCTTCTCAAAGAATTGAATAGGGCCTATTCAATTGAAATGATCCTTTTGACGCGCAAGCCGTTGACTTCAAAGCAGCGCACAACGCTTGAGAAGTACGCGGAAACGATCGTCAGAGTAGCCCTCCGTGATGTGTCACGGCGAGACAAGATAAGAGCTACCGTTTCCATGTCGATCTATGGCTATCCTTACCACAATGCCGTCTTGTACAATTCGTTAGATGGCGTTCCTGATGTACTACACAGAATTATTACATATCCGGGCGTGGTTTTTACCAATGTTGGCCACTGGGGTTCGATAGTGCGTAATCAGTATAGTCCCAACTGGGTCCTTAACCAGTGTGATGCCGAGGTGGATTTCTGGCGGGTTTACGCCTCACAAGCGATGAGCACTACTCATCGTATTCTTGCCTGGATTAACTACCAGCTCGCAAAGCGGCATTTCCCGCCTATCTACAATAATGTGGGCAGGATCATCTCCGTTTGTGAGGAAGATCGTCAACTCACACGAGCTTTAGCCCCAAACACCCCGATTGACGTCATCGAGAACGGCGTGGATTGTAGCTACTTTACTCCTCGACGTGCAGCTCGTACTGGCCCTCCCCGTCTTTTATTTACAGGCACTTCTGCACCCCGCAATGTAACTGCTTTGAGAGGGTTTGTGCGCAACATATTCCCACTGGTGAAACGACAGTTGCCCGATACAGAGTTGCTAGTTGCGGGCAATTTTAGCCCGGCAGCCCAGGCTGAGTTTGCTGATGTGCCGAATATACGATTTACGGGGAGAGTGGACGATATCCGTCCTTACTTCGACCAAGGCGATGTGTACATTGCGCCATTTGCAGAAACCCATGGCTCGAAGCTTAAGATAGCTGAAGCCATGGCCATGGCCATGCCTATTGTCTCCACGCCACAAGGTGTGCGCGGTTTTGCACTTGTAGATGGGGAATCAGTACTGATTGCTCGAAACAATAACGAGTTCGCAGAACATGTTATTTCGCTCATCAAAGACCCCGCACATCGGAAACAACTAGGAGAAAATGCTCGTGAAGTAGCATTGGCAACAATTGATTGGCCGGTGCTTGGCAGAAAGCTCATTCGTATTGTTCAGAAGACCGTGGAGTCATTAGAAACCACATGA
- a CDS encoding tetratricopeptide repeat protein has product MLDTLQVPILFKHARWILVIVAFFSILVFESSSWLIACAWTNVTNIFLNHTVFASPEVSEQQQWRRIESLFQQALFFHPTNQSAKRGMVIVLALQGNVESAAEIWREFGNTDLPIIASVSSIMETADPKATIDFWRTVGTTGQRFVDVGNKALENGPFEVAEKWYLQATTVEPDLADAWFSLGILYERHNMAKKADLAYRRASRSSKFITIGKSSPFCRRGWVNLELYSPPDLKTALAVYDRATTLNDFATDKEAADCYFYKAETLSRIDMAANLDTIVLLSQRAIRINPQHILSRVLLGVAYMKQGRFVEAESEFVQAIEISPKYSWAYYYLGQVYEQRGEINQAFELYKQALAINPQLTSARDRLAVLQEIINSR; this is encoded by the coding sequence ATGCTCGATACTCTTCAGGTTCCTATTTTATTCAAGCATGCTCGTTGGATATTAGTCATTGTAGCCTTCTTTTCGATACTTGTGTTCGAATCGTCATCTTGGCTAATTGCCTGTGCATGGACTAATGTCACTAATATTTTTCTGAACCACACGGTTTTTGCATCTCCAGAAGTATCCGAGCAACAGCAGTGGAGGCGGATTGAGTCTTTATTCCAGCAAGCTCTCTTTTTTCATCCGACAAACCAGTCTGCGAAGCGTGGAATGGTTATTGTTTTGGCTCTCCAAGGAAATGTGGAAAGTGCGGCAGAGATATGGAGGGAGTTCGGCAATACTGATTTGCCTATTATTGCGTCTGTCAGCAGCATAATGGAAACGGCCGACCCAAAAGCCACGATTGATTTTTGGCGTACGGTCGGCACTACAGGACAGCGATTTGTCGATGTAGGAAACAAAGCACTGGAAAATGGACCGTTCGAGGTCGCTGAAAAGTGGTATCTACAGGCGACAACTGTAGAACCTGATTTAGCGGATGCCTGGTTCAGTTTAGGGATTCTTTATGAGCGTCATAACATGGCGAAGAAGGCAGATCTTGCATACCGGCGTGCTTCTCGGTCTAGTAAGTTTATAACGATTGGCAAGAGTAGTCCTTTTTGCAGACGAGGATGGGTGAATTTGGAATTGTATAGCCCTCCAGACCTGAAAACCGCTTTGGCTGTGTATGACAGAGCAACTACTCTAAATGATTTCGCAACGGATAAGGAAGCTGCTGACTGCTATTTTTATAAAGCTGAGACACTGTCCCGGATTGATATGGCAGCTAACCTAGATACGATCGTCCTGCTTTCTCAGCGTGCCATTCGCATCAACCCACAACACATCTTATCAAGGGTATTGCTTGGAGTTGCTTATATGAAGCAAGGCAGATTTGTCGAAGCGGAGAGTGAATTTGTACAAGCAATTGAGATTTCCCCTAAATATTCTTGGGCATATTATTATTTAGGACAAGTGTATGAGCAAAGAGGCGAAATCAACCAGGCGTTTGAGTTGTACAAACAGGCTCTGGCAATCAACCCCCAGCTTACATCCGCTAGGGATAGATTGGCAGTACTTCAAGAGATAATAAACAGCAGGTGA
- a CDS encoding O-antigen polymerase: MTIIYLALGVIFIGIGIGLSKAFYAQIFSPISAYALPFGFAFLLMALPIINYRPLSPGTLLALFLPLLALICGAFLGGIVSGRQKSGIISDTGPRLLANKVRRILLLTYLFASAGLLLQFYYMARSFGGISAIVMQPTVIYHTRVLYGFDFPSWVGYLVSLSYCGMYLAGSYTALAGWRNWYSIWTVLIVVGVALSSMGRASILWAGLLIFNGNYLTHLVLGKAPKLRISVRKLITYLILISLIIGATIYIRLIRAQDNFESTQTRIGYAVNPVFLQNDSTLLRGIIHTYLNFTGPIPVLGERIDYPDPQLGYGVKTFNALFRMVIPTVGRYGPIRESSVLPGFNVFTAIGDWFYDFGWIGILFIPFVMGVLSSWLFYKAIRRSIGFWQMGLLAFSLLWLEWAIFFSMTYQGFFFIGLAWLLVVSHGVKYLRIPIRRQHSVRLRHSHLYSIPLTMQK; encoded by the coding sequence ATGACAATCATCTATCTTGCTCTAGGGGTCATATTCATAGGCATTGGGATCGGACTTAGTAAAGCGTTCTATGCTCAAATTTTCTCCCCAATATCGGCCTACGCGTTACCATTTGGTTTTGCTTTTTTATTGATGGCTTTGCCTATTATAAACTATCGGCCTCTAAGCCCTGGGACCCTACTTGCGTTATTTTTACCCCTGTTGGCGCTTATCTGTGGCGCTTTCTTAGGGGGAATAGTTTCAGGCAGACAAAAATCAGGTATTATTAGTGATACCGGGCCTCGTTTATTGGCGAACAAGGTTAGGCGCATTCTTTTGCTGACGTACTTGTTTGCTAGCGCGGGCTTATTACTGCAGTTTTACTATATGGCACGCAGTTTTGGGGGGATTTCGGCGATCGTTATGCAACCTACGGTGATTTATCATACCAGAGTGCTCTATGGATTTGATTTCCCTTCATGGGTTGGTTATCTTGTGTCCTTATCCTATTGTGGCATGTATTTGGCGGGCAGTTATACTGCTTTAGCAGGGTGGCGTAATTGGTATTCGATCTGGACGGTGCTGATTGTAGTAGGTGTTGCATTGTCCTCAATGGGTCGGGCAAGCATTTTATGGGCGGGGTTGTTAATATTTAATGGTAACTATTTAACTCACCTGGTATTGGGCAAGGCCCCTAAGCTGCGAATTTCCGTGCGAAAACTAATTACATACTTGATTTTAATTAGTCTTATTATTGGGGCCACAATATATATTCGCTTAATTCGAGCTCAAGACAATTTTGAGAGCACACAGACAAGAATTGGATATGCGGTTAATCCAGTTTTTCTGCAAAATGATTCAACCCTTTTGCGCGGCATCATCCATACATACCTAAACTTTACTGGGCCAATTCCTGTGCTGGGAGAACGTATCGATTATCCTGACCCGCAATTAGGTTACGGAGTCAAAACCTTCAATGCCTTATTCCGCATGGTAATTCCTACCGTAGGGCGATATGGCCCTATCCGTGAATCTTCTGTATTGCCAGGCTTTAATGTATTTACGGCTATTGGTGACTGGTTTTATGATTTTGGCTGGATAGGGATTCTGTTCATTCCTTTTGTAATGGGAGTATTGTCGAGTTGGTTGTTTTATAAAGCCATCCGTCGCTCAATCGGGTTTTGGCAAATGGGCTTACTGGCATTTTCGTTGCTTTGGCTTGAGTGGGCCATCTTTTTCAGCATGACCTACCAGGGATTTTTCTTTATTGGTCTTGCATGGCTCCTTGTTGTCTCACACGGCGTAAAATACTTGCGTATACCCATTCGTCGACAGCACTCGGTCAGGCTACGGCATTCTCATCTTTATTCAATCCCACTAACTATGCAAAAATGA
- a CDS encoding glycosyltransferase family 4 protein, with protein MNIWLVHVGELLPIDGDVRLFRYGILANMLVERGHRVTRWAPTFIHAYKRQRSERDASIWVNPNYRIELIYAKGYDRNVSLQRVRFHRQLERGLRRRMFQEPPPDIILAGIPTPGMCFIALQYAQHYDVPFVIDVRDLWPDIYLTLLPKHLRPIARPALFFAERTNRKLFRGASSIIAVSESYLKWGLRYAGRQRQSTDVVFPLGYPKPSFPKRVIEQEKRQLIGAGVDPEKTIICFFGQFETSYDLETIIDGARLLQERGVNDVQFVFCGSGSKFKLLRKRAEGLQNVVFPGWISAQAISALLQLSKIGLAPYAAGALQSLPNKPLEYLSGGLPVLSSLTGELQEILEQYRAGLTYRAGDVTDFLVVLEQLVGNPNLRSQMEENARRLFVEQFSVEKIYPAMVDYLEQIATSTFKSRSLA; from the coding sequence ATGAATATCTGGTTAGTCCACGTGGGCGAACTTCTTCCTATTGACGGTGACGTTCGCCTATTTCGTTACGGAATTCTGGCCAATATGCTAGTTGAGCGTGGACATAGGGTTACCCGTTGGGCGCCTACCTTTATCCATGCGTATAAGCGCCAACGTTCGGAGCGCGATGCAAGCATCTGGGTTAACCCCAATTATCGCATTGAACTAATTTATGCAAAGGGCTATGACCGGAATGTTAGCCTACAGCGGGTTCGTTTTCATCGCCAATTGGAACGTGGTCTTCGGCGACGCATGTTTCAGGAGCCTCCGCCCGATATTATTCTTGCCGGCATCCCGACGCCAGGTATGTGTTTTATCGCTCTCCAATATGCCCAGCATTATGACGTTCCTTTTGTAATCGATGTTCGAGACCTTTGGCCGGATATCTACCTAACCCTCTTGCCCAAGCACTTACGTCCAATAGCTCGACCGGCGTTATTCTTTGCGGAGCGCACGAACCGTAAATTATTTCGGGGAGCTTCCTCTATTATCGCTGTATCGGAGAGCTACTTGAAATGGGGGCTTCGATACGCCGGAAGACAGCGACAATCAACCGATGTGGTATTTCCCTTAGGATACCCCAAACCCAGTTTCCCTAAGCGAGTAATTGAGCAAGAGAAGCGGCAACTGATTGGGGCTGGTGTCGATCCAGAGAAAACAATAATTTGTTTTTTTGGTCAGTTTGAAACTAGTTATGACCTGGAAACAATCATCGACGGCGCACGCTTACTTCAGGAACGCGGAGTCAATGACGTTCAATTTGTGTTTTGTGGTAGCGGATCTAAGTTTAAATTGTTGCGAAAACGTGCGGAGGGCTTGCAGAATGTGGTGTTTCCAGGATGGATATCCGCACAGGCTATCTCGGCACTCTTACAGTTATCAAAAATTGGTTTGGCACCCTACGCTGCCGGAGCGCTTCAGAGTTTGCCCAATAAACCTCTCGAATATCTGTCTGGTGGTCTCCCCGTGCTATCTAGCTTGACGGGAGAGCTGCAAGAAATTCTTGAACAATATCGAGCCGGTTTAACATATCGAGCTGGAGATGTGACGGATTTCTTGGTAGTTTTAGAGCAATTAGTTGGCAATCCAAATTTGCGTAGCCAAATGGAAGAGAATGCCAGGCGTTTGTTCGTAGAGCAGTTCTCTGTAGAGAAGATCTATCCCGCGATGGTGGATTATCTTGAGCAAATTGCGACGAGTACTTTCAAAAGCAGGAGTCTGGCATGA